A single Candidatus Rubidus massiliensis DNA region contains:
- the yfgC_2 gene encoding TPR repeat-containing protein YfgC precursor: MVDFNRSDSGRGSGCRGRLFLAIMIALIGYAMYISNSEKNPVTGEKQYVAISPDQEIKLGINSAPEMSREMGGELPDSDPRTKLVQKMGKYIVENTEASKSPWKFQFHLLADNKTINAFALPGGQIFITLGLFNKLKTEAQLAGVLGHEIGHVIERHTAQQMAKSQLGQMLVLAVGTGASSENTNVNSPMVIASVVNQMFQLKYSRHDESQADEWGIKLLSKIGYDPKAMIQVMEIFKAMDAGGGRTPELLQSHPNPGLRIEQIKAYLKDHPTPSNVTEGQNLKDLY; this comes from the coding sequence ATGGTAGATTTTAATCGCAGTGATTCGGGAAGAGGGAGTGGCTGTAGAGGTCGTTTATTTTTAGCTATCATGATAGCCTTAATAGGATATGCAATGTACATCAGTAATTCTGAAAAAAATCCAGTTACTGGTGAAAAACAATATGTTGCGATTTCGCCCGATCAAGAGATAAAATTAGGAATAAATTCTGCACCTGAGATGTCTCGTGAAATGGGTGGTGAATTGCCAGATTCTGATCCTAGAACTAAACTTGTTCAAAAAATGGGAAAATATATCGTTGAAAATACTGAAGCTTCGAAAAGTCCTTGGAAATTTCAATTTCATTTATTAGCCGATAATAAAACGATAAATGCATTCGCTTTACCTGGTGGACAGATCTTTATAACCTTAGGTCTGTTTAACAAATTAAAAACTGAAGCTCAATTAGCAGGAGTTTTAGGGCATGAAATTGGTCATGTCATCGAAAGACATACTGCTCAACAAATGGCTAAAAGTCAACTAGGCCAAATGCTCGTTTTAGCAGTAGGTACTGGTGCTAGCTCAGAAAATACTAATGTGAATAGTCCAATGGTTATCGCATCTGTAGTCAACCAAATGTTTCAGTTAAAATATAGTCGTCATGACGAATCTCAGGCAGATGAATGGGGAATTAAACTTTTATCCAAAATTGGCTACGATCCAAAAGCTATGATACAAGTTATGGAAATATTTAAAGCTATGGATGCTGGGGGTGGTAGGACGCCAGAACTGTTACAATCCCATCCAAACCCAGGTCTTAGGATTGAACAGATAAAAGCTTATTTAAAAGATCATCCAACGCCTTCAAATGTAACTGAAGGGCAAAATCTAAAAGATTTATACTAA
- a CDS encoding ankyrin-like protein, which translates to MNTVCLNYITIAREKSSAKQIVHPLTLLFITTVCLMTYRLVEKHSRFFVAASIIYMSVYFYKKIFIKTTNLPFLNLMKADFAIWVSKQDLNDNNSKSFYQTIKKVIRNTFFKKLIIENCGSIKREDLKNVLESSFLPQLSSLVYYVKTCKKNNFPLEGKDNLPHLYRLILAKMCRPCDLSSYKRIINKLHNGLSLLHIATITGSFELCEELIKMGADQNVKTLGNETSLMLAFSYEHYKLVNLFFTLQNKLDPIADHGLSVATLIKGLCLDKDYSISDHKQTPHYKIEKELFQRAFLANLFSLNGYTRLTNSNQTYELEGFTTIYPLHIMNKSFTTFKKKYPKYRNISNKISTILESFLQKKNEILQNSMVPLFLHNGYEKHLVTIILYQNHFFICNLGASRRVKNKFFEAYSYNGSQEIIKDLQKENTSGKKYLKKIDELAKKYNFTSTTLTRFLEKLLYLPPQTSGNCTVANNEAGIYLLFILLTIPFFDLEKNLKLHIKSIKKQFEKWQSFYKTFYFEKYILKKIQGKNKEEVDLLLIKRIINIVNLPRFQGYYQQLKKNRQK; encoded by the coding sequence ATGAATACTGTTTGTTTAAATTATATAACTATTGCAAGAGAGAAAAGTTCAGCAAAACAGATAGTTCATCCTTTAACTTTGCTTTTTATTACTACAGTTTGTTTAATGACCTATCGCTTAGTAGAAAAACACTCACGTTTTTTCGTGGCTGCTTCTATCATTTATATGTCAGTATATTTTTATAAAAAAATCTTTATAAAAACGACCAATCTGCCCTTCCTGAACCTTATGAAAGCAGATTTTGCGATATGGGTAAGTAAGCAAGACTTGAATGATAACAACTCTAAAAGCTTTTATCAGACAATAAAAAAGGTTATTAGAAATACTTTTTTCAAAAAACTAATCATCGAAAATTGTGGTTCTATTAAACGGGAGGATTTAAAAAATGTTTTAGAGTCTTCTTTTCTACCTCAATTAAGCTCCCTTGTTTACTATGTAAAAACATGCAAAAAAAATAATTTCCCACTAGAGGGCAAAGACAATTTACCCCATTTGTATCGTCTCATTTTGGCAAAAATGTGTAGACCTTGTGATCTTTCAAGCTATAAGAGAATTATAAATAAATTGCATAACGGTTTATCCTTACTACACATAGCAACCATAACAGGTTCATTCGAATTGTGTGAAGAATTAATTAAAATGGGAGCCGACCAAAATGTAAAAACATTAGGCAATGAAACTTCGCTAATGCTTGCTTTTAGCTATGAACATTATAAATTAGTAAATTTATTTTTCACTCTACAAAATAAGCTAGATCCAATAGCAGATCATGGTTTATCGGTTGCCACATTAATAAAGGGACTTTGCTTAGATAAAGACTATTCTATAAGTGATCATAAACAAACACCACATTATAAAATAGAAAAGGAACTTTTTCAACGCGCCTTTCTTGCTAATTTATTTTCATTAAATGGCTATACAAGGCTAACGAATTCAAATCAAACGTATGAATTGGAAGGATTTACGACTATTTATCCTTTGCACATCATGAATAAAAGTTTTACAACATTTAAAAAAAAATATCCCAAGTATCGAAATATAAGTAATAAAATAAGCACTATTTTAGAAAGTTTTTTACAGAAAAAAAATGAGATTTTGCAAAATTCCATGGTCCCTTTATTTTTACATAATGGATATGAAAAACATTTAGTCACGATAATCTTGTATCAAAACCATTTTTTCATTTGCAATTTAGGGGCAAGTAGAAGAGTGAAAAATAAATTTTTTGAAGCCTACTCTTACAATGGTTCGCAGGAAATTATTAAAGATCTTCAAAAAGAAAATACCAGTGGCAAAAAATACTTAAAGAAAATAGATGAATTGGCTAAAAAATATAATTTTACCTCAACAACATTGACTCGCTTTTTAGAAAAGCTTCTTTATCTTCCTCCACAAACATCGGGAAATTGCACAGTTGCCAATAACGAAGCCGGGATTTATTTATTGTTTATCCTCTTAACTATCCCTTTTTTTGATCTTGAGAAGAATCTTAAACTGCACATAAAATCGATAAAAAAACAATTTGAAAAATGGCAAAGTTTTTACAAAACTTTTTATTTTGAAAAATACATTCTAAAAAAAATCCAAGGAAAAAATAAAGAAGAAGTAGATTTATTATTAATAAAAAGAATTATAAATATTGTGAATTTACCTCGTTTTCAGGGATACTATCAGCAATTAAAAAAGAATAGACAAAAGTAA
- a CDS encoding Collagen triple helix repeat (20 copies) — translation MSKAKLIFLFSILMCVFCDSAKAEEEKSLWLDNKEANCKKPPKQGPPGVPGATGPAGATGPTGQDGAPGASGPAGATGATGPAGATGATGPAGGTTGATGATGATGATGPLGPTGAAGPIGDTGLTGATGPTGATGPLGPTGPDGLTGDTGLTGATGATGSTGPLGPTGAAGPIGDTGLTGATGPTGSTGPQGPTGPDGSIGATGVTGATGLTGAAGATGVTGATGITGATGATGVTGATGITGATGATGVTGATGITGATGATGVTGATGLTGATGATGGTGATGITGATGATGVTGATGLTGATGATGGTGATGITGATGATGGTGATGITGATGATGGTGTTGPTGFTGATGPTGASGSTGGALGASFYIQGRPNTVAQQGYYIYGNGSGSAPPVSDCTVQFLSSIGSNYISPGSGIVLGNSAVSPGAVYTTTQNNMITLSPGSYLFTYGVTLSGQSDFALTTNITSRTAAFNNIVPGSHFAANQNLSFQPVSVLVNVTTTTNYYLVNFYLNPVLLGTAGNNTTLNYTMCYLNIIKIQ, via the coding sequence ATGAGTAAAGCAAAACTTATATTTTTATTTTCAATTTTAATGTGTGTATTTTGTGATTCTGCGAAAGCCGAAGAAGAGAAAAGCCTTTGGCTAGATAATAAAGAAGCAAATTGCAAAAAACCCCCTAAACAAGGACCACCCGGTGTGCCTGGAGCGACTGGGCCAGCGGGTGCTACAGGACCTACAGGGCAAGATGGCGCTCCTGGTGCTTCAGGTCCTGCTGGTGCGACAGGCGCTACTGGGCCCGCTGGGGCAACTGGTGCCACTGGGCCAGCTGGAGGTACAACAGGAGCCACGGGAGCAACAGGAGCTACAGGTGCTACTGGACCATTAGGACCAACTGGAGCGGCCGGGCCTATTGGTGATACTGGGTTAACTGGAGCCACGGGACCAACAGGTGCTACTGGTCCCCTCGGACCTACTGGACCCGATGGTCTTACGGGAGATACGGGATTGACAGGAGCTACCGGTGCCACTGGCTCTACCGGACCATTAGGGCCAACTGGAGCTGCAGGTCCGATAGGCGATACTGGGTTGACAGGAGCCACGGGTCCAACAGGTAGCACAGGACCACAAGGTCCGACGGGACCTGATGGATCTATTGGGGCAACTGGTGTAACTGGTGCGACAGGCCTAACAGGAGCCGCTGGCGCGACTGGTGTAACGGGTGCTACAGGCATAACGGGAGCCACTGGCGCAACTGGTGTAACGGGTGCTACAGGCATAACGGGAGCCACTGGCGCAACTGGTGTAACGGGTGCGACAGGCATAACGGGAGCCACTGGTGCAACTGGTGTTACGGGTGCGACAGGCCTAACAGGAGCCACTGGCGCAACTGGAGGAACTGGTGCGACAGGTATAACGGGAGCCACTGGTGCAACTGGTGTTACGGGTGCGACAGGCCTAACAGGAGCCACTGGCGCAACTGGAGGAACTGGTGCGACAGGTATAACGGGAGCCACTGGTGCGACTGGAGGAACTGGTGCTACAGGTATAACGGGAGCCACTGGTGCGACTGGAGGAACTGGTACAACAGGGCCGACAGGTTTTACAGGAGCTACCGGTCCGACAGGAGCTAGTGGGAGTACAGGAGGAGCTTTAGGTGCTTCCTTTTACATACAAGGTAGGCCTAACACAGTGGCTCAACAAGGGTATTATATCTATGGAAATGGTTCAGGATCAGCCCCACCAGTTTCTGATTGTACCGTGCAATTTTTATCATCTATTGGTAGCAATTATATTAGCCCAGGTTCTGGAATAGTATTGGGAAACTCTGCGGTTTCTCCAGGCGCTGTCTATACAACTACTCAGAATAATATGATTACATTATCTCCAGGATCTTATCTTTTTACTTATGGTGTGACCCTAAGCGGGCAAAGTGATTTTGCTTTAACAACAAATATAACTTCTAGAACTGCAGCTTTTAATAATATAGTGCCTGGAAGCCATTTTGCAGCTAATCAAAACCTAAGCTTTCAACCAGTTTCCGTTTTAGTAAATGTAACGACTACGACTAACTATTATTTAGTTAACTTTTACTTAAACCCAGTACTTTTGGGAACTGCAGGTAATAATACGACCTTAAATTATACAATGTGTTACTTAAATATTATCAAAATCCAATAA
- a CDS encoding intimin-like protein SinH, whose product MKKARLLKISFFCLFAIKLSSFGFGLEIDNLFYINQTLGNEVGHINSHTSLGSFLIIPINDYNLTLIDTRGHSLYANRWAGNIGVGTRNFVSSDFYIGTNLFYDFRKDRRFFQQMGIGTELLSDYFNIRLNGYFPMGDKNQTSSTYRYYYPGNFFAKCKTQRRVLAGFDFSVEYNLKNLNIPYNIYTDIGYYYYKNKCNCKKINGIQLGLNAYLPFGINLEGGFSYDRVYKCNSYITIGFNFLFGSNTFFNGDNLYRPFKRRQIMIESKKYCDWFYNW is encoded by the coding sequence ATGAAAAAAGCCAGACTATTAAAAATTTCCTTTTTCTGCCTATTTGCTATAAAACTTTCAAGCTTTGGCTTTGGTTTAGAAATAGATAATTTGTTTTATATAAATCAGACTTTAGGGAATGAGGTTGGTCATATAAACAGTCATACTTCTTTGGGCTCTTTTTTAATAATCCCCATAAATGATTATAATTTAACCCTTATTGATACAAGAGGTCACTCTTTGTATGCTAATAGGTGGGCTGGTAACATAGGAGTTGGGACAAGAAACTTTGTTTCTTCTGATTTTTATATTGGCACAAATTTGTTTTATGATTTTAGAAAAGATAGAAGATTTTTTCAACAAATGGGGATTGGAACAGAGTTATTAAGCGACTATTTCAATATTCGGTTAAATGGCTACTTTCCAATGGGGGATAAAAATCAAACGTCAAGCACTTATCGATATTATTATCCAGGCAATTTTTTTGCTAAATGTAAAACGCAAAGAAGAGTTTTAGCAGGCTTTGATTTCAGTGTTGAATACAATTTGAAGAACTTAAATATTCCTTATAATATCTACACCGATATAGGTTATTACTATTACAAAAATAAATGTAATTGCAAAAAGATTAATGGAATACAACTTGGTTTGAATGCGTATTTGCCATTTGGAATTAATCTTGAAGGGGGCTTTTCCTACGATAGAGTTTACAAATGCAATTCTTATATAACGATTGGTTTTAATTTCTTGTTTGGTTCTAACACATTTTTTAATGGAGATAATTTATATAGGCCTTTTAAAAGGCGACAAATCATGATTGAAAGCAAAAAATATTGCGATTGGTTCTATAATTGGTAA
- a CDS encoding splicing factor, CC1-like family, with amino-acid sequence MNAPKKKIFVGNLAWKATEDSLRNLFSTVGEVESVKIVMDSYSGKSRGFGFVEMVTEEDAERAVRSLDKKPFLERELRVSLAEDKNDRPRSSSNGPRQFNGHNSRPYNSRNPTR; translated from the coding sequence ATGAATGCACCTAAGAAAAAAATTTTCGTAGGAAACCTTGCATGGAAAGCTACAGAAGATTCCTTAAGAAATCTTTTTAGTACAGTAGGTGAAGTTGAATCTGTAAAAATCGTTATGGATTCTTATTCAGGCAAATCAAGAGGTTTTGGTTTTGTAGAAATGGTTACTGAAGAAGATGCAGAAAGAGCTGTTCGTTCTTTAGATAAAAAACCGTTTTTAGAAAGAGAACTACGCGTTTCTTTGGCAGAAGACAAAAACGATCGTCCAAGAAGCAGCAGCAACGGTCCTCGCCAATTCAACGGCCACAACAGCCGTCCTTACAATTCAAGAAATCCTACAAGATAG
- the msbA_2 gene encoding Lipid A export ATP-binding/permease protein MsbA, which translates to MKNTLHSIALSYFKEVIFKISLKKFFIMLLCLVIGQALYMTLPGLIGFLTDKVLVQELLSPFYLSLFPLTWTFSIIFSWIGRFYTSILTQEARKESKEIIFRHLIHLPNRFFVNRDAGELENLMQEISFSTRYILNENIPFFLRSFITIGVATVIIFQSSLFISLLFLFWSSLYIPTSYFFAKNSVKNVSDSIVNASAVSASTVEVIQNHELVPAFGTESYEIKRFNNVLQKERDSFNKAQKRIDFSELILRIIQVLLPFSVVLFLIFSENHSKKNPGFLATLFTMTLIFTSQFGDFGKGILSFFEMRERMKTALHRLACDTTLQNKKENPVINKLENWNIILENVSFKYNLSHSGIRNINLKIRQNEKIGLVGFSGAGKTTLLKLLRGLLKPEKGNIFLSEYSLDSIDPKYLTNGISEVSQSIPLFNRSIRENVAYGCNVSDDVIWDVLERAQIADHIRRLPQGLDTVQGVRGQKFSGGERARIAIARAFIRDAKIIILDEAMAAIDSESELLIQKGLEELSRGRTVIAVAHRLSTLKDVDRIIVMDQGQIIAEGTHQELLITCPLYQRLWKVQVAL; encoded by the coding sequence ATGAAAAATACATTACATTCGATAGCTCTTTCTTATTTTAAAGAAGTTATTTTTAAAATTTCTCTAAAGAAATTTTTTATAATGCTTTTATGTTTAGTGATAGGTCAAGCCTTATACATGACACTTCCAGGCCTTATCGGTTTTCTAACCGATAAGGTACTTGTTCAGGAACTATTATCGCCTTTTTACTTAAGTTTATTTCCCTTAACATGGACTTTTTCAATTATTTTCAGCTGGATTGGCCGATTTTATACATCAATTCTTACTCAAGAGGCACGTAAAGAGTCCAAAGAAATCATCTTTAGACACTTAATTCACTTGCCTAACCGTTTTTTTGTTAATCGGGACGCTGGAGAACTTGAAAACTTGATGCAAGAGATTTCCTTCAGTACGAGATATATCTTGAATGAGAACATCCCCTTTTTCCTAAGAAGTTTTATAACTATTGGAGTGGCGACTGTAATCATTTTTCAGAGTTCATTATTCATTTCTTTGTTATTTCTTTTTTGGTCAAGTTTATACATTCCTACTTCTTATTTCTTTGCAAAAAATTCTGTGAAAAATGTTTCAGATTCTATTGTTAATGCATCCGCAGTAAGTGCTTCAACTGTAGAAGTAATTCAAAATCATGAATTGGTTCCAGCATTTGGAACTGAAAGTTATGAAATAAAACGTTTTAACAATGTATTACAAAAAGAAAGAGATAGTTTTAATAAAGCTCAAAAGAGAATAGATTTTTCAGAATTAATCTTAAGGATAATCCAAGTTCTTTTACCTTTCAGTGTAGTTTTATTTCTTATTTTTTCTGAAAACCATAGCAAAAAAAATCCGGGATTTTTAGCTACTCTATTTACAATGACATTAATTTTTACAAGTCAATTTGGAGATTTTGGCAAAGGCATCTTGTCGTTTTTTGAAATGAGAGAACGTATGAAGACAGCCTTGCATCGTTTAGCATGCGACACTACATTACAGAATAAAAAAGAAAATCCGGTTATTAATAAATTAGAAAACTGGAATATCATTCTAGAAAACGTTTCCTTTAAATATAATCTCTCACATTCAGGTATCCGAAACATCAATCTAAAAATAAGACAAAATGAAAAAATAGGTCTTGTTGGTTTTTCTGGAGCTGGCAAAACTACTTTGTTAAAGTTGTTAAGAGGTCTTTTGAAGCCTGAAAAAGGAAATATATTTTTGAGTGAATATTCACTTGATTCAATAGATCCTAAATATTTGACAAATGGTATTTCTGAAGTTTCTCAATCTATTCCCTTATTTAATCGTTCCATAAGAGAAAATGTAGCCTATGGATGTAATGTCAGTGACGATGTAATTTGGGATGTTTTAGAAAGAGCGCAAATTGCAGATCATATTAGAAGACTTCCACAGGGTTTAGATACAGTTCAGGGAGTGCGTGGTCAAAAATTCTCAGGTGGAGAACGCGCAAGAATTGCGATTGCAAGAGCATTTATACGAGATGCTAAAATTATCATTCTTGACGAAGCAATGGCAGCCATTGACTCTGAATCAGAATTACTTATTCAAAAAGGATTGGAAGAGCTGAGCCGTGGACGCACTGTAATAGCAGTCGCCCATCGCCTTTCTACCCTTAAAGATGTTGATAGAATAATTGTAATGGATCAAGGCCAAATAATTGCCGAGGGTACTCATCAAGAATTGTTAATTACATGCCCTCTTTATCAACGCCTTTGGAAAGTTCAAGTGGCCCTATAG
- the pvaA gene encoding Polyvinylalcohol dehydrogenase precursor, translated as MKKKTILHSCLAFLTLVSVSQPLFGKEACDFFYKKDAGGISKLEWPLIGKNHGNTRATLKEDKINSKNVSNLLPKWTNISENSVAVTSQPTVANGIAYFADLNGNVYAINCETGNTLWQITLPEQTFSTSPILTDKDLFIGNNKMFAIERETGKVRWSKTLSEPNELYIKASTPTFIDGLLIFGIGLDDKADLDSQNHFKGRIVALKASTGKVAWKFYTSVTNDGAGNGVAVNSTPAVDKDSGLIFFGTEHNFTTNTSPYSDALLAIHYKTGKIAWSYQFSNNDIHNASMTNRQPGTYSLGISAHPNLFCATLENGIKEEYVGVGDKNGHYKIFTRKQRKDSCIKPIVDLQIDQPASNFGGILATAAVSNGILYIASTAYLDDQQQRLSMDYALKSNDLSELLNRSSVKIMALSITNLVKNPTPNGIIPRDAILWQTFSDGAINSNHLSIANGILYQTSLTGYLRAIDTLNGKEVWRTYPSIFNNTPSPISSGVTIVNGHIFLGIGTQLSPLKPGGAICFTLPKI; from the coding sequence ATGAAAAAAAAAACTATATTGCACAGTTGTCTAGCATTTTTAACTTTGGTATCAGTTTCACAACCATTATTTGGTAAAGAAGCTTGTGATTTTTTTTATAAAAAAGATGCAGGTGGAATTAGCAAACTTGAATGGCCTTTAATTGGAAAAAATCACGGAAATACGAGAGCTACTTTAAAAGAAGATAAAATCAATAGTAAGAATGTATCAAATCTATTGCCAAAATGGACAAACATAAGTGAAAACTCAGTTGCCGTAACTTCACAACCAACCGTTGCTAATGGTATTGCTTATTTTGCAGATTTAAATGGAAATGTATACGCGATTAATTGCGAGACTGGAAATACTTTATGGCAAATTACTTTACCAGAACAAACATTCTCTACTTCCCCGATTCTAACAGATAAAGATTTGTTCATCGGAAACAATAAAATGTTTGCTATAGAAAGAGAAACTGGCAAAGTTAGATGGAGCAAAACTTTAAGTGAACCTAATGAGTTATATATTAAAGCTAGCACTCCCACTTTTATCGATGGATTACTGATCTTTGGAATTGGTTTAGATGATAAGGCCGATCTTGATTCTCAAAATCATTTTAAAGGAAGGATTGTAGCCTTAAAAGCTTCTACTGGCAAAGTAGCGTGGAAATTTTATACTTCAGTAACCAATGACGGTGCAGGAAATGGAGTGGCTGTAAATTCAACGCCTGCCGTTGATAAAGATAGCGGTTTAATCTTTTTTGGTACTGAACACAACTTCACAACAAATACAAGTCCCTATTCTGATGCACTTTTAGCTATTCATTATAAAACAGGAAAAATTGCTTGGTCTTATCAGTTTTCCAATAACGATATACATAATGCTTCAATGACTAATCGCCAACCGGGTACTTATTCTTTAGGGATTTCTGCACACCCAAACTTATTTTGTGCCACATTAGAAAATGGGATAAAAGAAGAATATGTAGGTGTTGGGGATAAAAATGGTCATTATAAAATTTTTACAAGAAAGCAAAGAAAAGACTCTTGTATTAAGCCAATAGTAGACCTACAGATTGATCAACCCGCCTCAAATTTTGGAGGAATTTTAGCAACAGCGGCTGTTAGTAACGGCATTTTATATATAGCTTCTACTGCTTATTTAGATGACCAACAACAAAGATTAAGTATGGATTATGCCTTAAAATCTAATGATCTAAGCGAGCTGTTAAATCGATCAAGCGTAAAAATAATGGCTCTTTCAATAACAAATCTTGTTAAAAATCCGACCCCTAATGGAATAATTCCAAGAGATGCCATTCTTTGGCAAACATTTTCAGATGGGGCTATTAACTCCAATCATTTATCTATTGCAAATGGAATTTTATATCAAACATCATTAACAGGATATTTACGGGCTATTGATACCCTCAATGGAAAAGAAGTTTGGAGAACTTATCCTTCTATTTTTAATAATACTCCTTCTCCTATTTCGAGTGGCGTGACAATTGTTAATGGCCATATTTTTTTAGGCATTGGAACACAACTGTCCCCTTTAAAACCAGGTGGAGCTATTTGTTTTACACTCCCTAAAATTTAA
- the proP_4 gene encoding Proline porter II: MDTSKKNSLLACIGAGLEYYDFIVYGLMAEVLSFLFFASDSSYVAQLKTFAVFSVGYIARPLGGIVFGILSDSIGRKKSFLIVMYAMAFSTLCIGLLPTYNQVGLLAPIGLVILRIIQGISFGAELPSAVTIVYESSGKQKISSNMGFVISSVGIGSILASLILYLLNISYTKEEILQGFWRVPFLFGGTLAIINAFIRKHLKETNDNISKSFTLSPLTSLLRNRFSELILGIGLTWSLSSLIIFYLYLPMFLKTHYSFSSETIYSSMTVGLIWSAITLPICGKLADKINKNIFFCLSCFISVFIIYNLFFLLDYANNTSLFIFAACYQTLISFLSVSYFPIIASLFLSSSRNTGIALIYNCTYSIMAFLPLFITWILNKIAPNSLAILFSLNCLISGISCLVLTLKNKYKDKLFETVNEPAN, from the coding sequence ATGGATACTTCTAAAAAAAATTCTCTTCTTGCCTGTATTGGAGCTGGTCTTGAATATTATGATTTTATTGTCTATGGTTTGATGGCTGAAGTGTTAAGCTTCCTTTTTTTTGCATCGGATAGTTCTTACGTCGCGCAACTTAAAACCTTTGCCGTATTTTCTGTTGGATATATTGCAAGACCATTAGGTGGAATTGTATTTGGAATACTTAGCGATTCTATAGGGAGAAAGAAAAGCTTTCTTATCGTTATGTATGCTATGGCTTTTTCTACATTGTGCATTGGCTTATTACCAACTTATAATCAAGTAGGTCTCTTAGCACCGATTGGATTAGTCATTTTAAGAATTATCCAAGGAATTTCTTTTGGAGCTGAATTGCCAAGTGCAGTTACAATCGTCTACGAAAGCTCTGGTAAACAGAAAATAAGCTCTAATATGGGATTTGTTATATCAAGTGTTGGAATCGGCTCCATTTTAGCCTCATTGATCCTATATTTATTAAATATCTCCTATACGAAAGAAGAGATTTTACAAGGGTTTTGGCGAGTTCCTTTTTTGTTTGGTGGAACATTAGCTATCATTAATGCTTTTATTAGAAAACATTTAAAAGAAACGAATGACAACATTTCTAAAAGTTTTACTTTGTCACCTCTAACATCTCTTTTGCGCAATCGTTTCTCAGAATTAATTTTGGGAATTGGCTTAACCTGGAGTCTTAGTAGTTTAATCATATTTTACTTATATTTGCCTATGTTTTTGAAAACCCATTACTCTTTTTCTTCAGAAACCATTTATTCATCTATGACTGTAGGATTAATTTGGTCAGCAATAACTCTTCCTATTTGTGGGAAATTGGCAGATAAAATAAATAAAAATATTTTCTTTTGTCTTTCCTGTTTTATTTCAGTGTTTATTATTTATAATTTATTTTTTTTATTGGACTATGCAAACAATACATCCCTTTTTATTTTTGCAGCTTGTTATCAAACGCTTATTTCTTTCTTATCAGTGAGTTATTTTCCGATAATAGCTTCCCTATTCTTAAGCTCTTCAAGAAATACTGGTATTGCGTTAATTTATAACTGTACCTACTCCATAATGGCATTTTTACCACTATTTATTACGTGGATTCTTAATAAAATAGCGCCTAATTCTTTAGCTATTCTATTTAGCTTGAACTGTTTGATTTCGGGAATTAGTTGTTTAGTATTAACTTTGAAAAATAAATATAAAGACAAATTATTTGAAACAGTAAACGAGCCAGCAAACTAA
- the mutM gene encoding Formamidopyrimidine-DNA glycosylase: MPELPEVETIVQDLLISHILNKPIKNITINFDKIIGNTTPKLFTKALIGQSIQDIYRRGKYIVFVFNHDFWVTVHLRMTGRFVIAKKEAPFSKHHHVIIEFRDGTFIIYHDTRKFGRWNLVTNLDSFFAKTGPEPLSQLTLKQFENLIAKTKRMLKPLLLDQSFIAGLGNIYVDEALWDAKLHPKRLSSTLSKKDIEHLYLAIQLVLKRGIEAQGTTLGTGKTNYYRVDGSRGKHQNVMQVFRKTGKPCPRCGTTIERIIVAQRSTHICPQCQKKQL; this comes from the coding sequence ATGCCAGAATTACCTGAAGTTGAAACAATCGTTCAAGATTTACTCATAAGCCATATCTTAAATAAACCTATAAAAAATATAACGATCAATTTTGATAAAATTATAGGAAACACAACACCTAAATTGTTCACAAAAGCTTTAATTGGTCAATCTATTCAAGATATCTATAGAAGAGGTAAGTACATTGTATTTGTTTTTAACCATGATTTTTGGGTAACGGTCCATTTGCGCATGACAGGCCGTTTTGTCATCGCCAAAAAAGAAGCTCCTTTTTCTAAACATCACCATGTGATCATAGAATTTAGGGATGGTACTTTTATCATTTATCACGATACAAGAAAATTTGGTCGGTGGAATCTAGTGACTAATCTCGACTCATTTTTTGCAAAGACAGGACCTGAACCATTAAGTCAATTAACCCTTAAACAGTTTGAAAACCTAATTGCTAAAACAAAAAGAATGCTTAAACCCTTATTGTTGGATCAAAGTTTTATCGCAGGGCTTGGCAATATTTATGTTGATGAAGCTTTATGGGATGCTAAACTACATCCAAAAAGGCTCTCGAGTACGCTTTCAAAAAAGGATATAGAACATTTATATCTGGCTATTCAACTGGTATTAAAACGAGGTATTGAAGCGCAAGGGACCACTTTAGGCACGGGAAAAACTAATTATTATCGAGTCGATGGCTCAAGAGGAAAACATCAAAATGTGATGCAAGTGTTTCGAAAGACTGGTAAGCCGTGTCCGAGATGTGGAACAACTATTGAGCGCATCATTGTTGCCCAAAGAAGTACGCACATTTGTCCCCAATGTCAAAAAAAACAATTGTAA